Proteins from a genomic interval of Clostridium sp. M62/1:
- a CDS encoding co-chaperone GroES: MKLVPLFDRVVLKQLVAEETTKSGIVLPGQAKEKPQQAEVIAVGPGGVVDGKEVTMQVKVGDKVIYSKYSGTEVEVEEEKYVVVKQNDILAVIE, from the coding sequence ATGAAATTAGTACCATTATTTGACAGAGTTGTTTTAAAACAGTTAGTTGCAGAGGAGACTACAAAGTCAGGCATCGTTCTTCCAGGTCAGGCAAAGGAGAAGCCGCAGCAGGCTGAGGTTATCGCAGTTGGCCCGGGCGGAGTGGTTGACGGCAAGGAAGTTACCATGCAGGTAAAGGTTGGCGATAAGGTAATCTACTCCAAGTACTCCGGAACAGAGGTTGAGGTAGAGGAAGAGAAGTATGTTGTCGTAAAGCAGAACGACATTCTGGCTGTCATCGAATAG
- the hgdB gene encoding (R)-2-hydroxyglutaryl-CoA dehydratase subunit beta has translation MSINALLDEFKVKAATPKQQLAEYKAQGKKVVGVLPYYAPEELVYAAGIVPMGIWGSNNKTISRAKEYCATFYCTIAQLALEMLLDGTMDGLDGIITPTICDTLRPMSQNFRVAMGDKMSVIFLAHPQNRFEDFGLQFTVDQYTHVKKELEKIAGREITNDDIKNAIKVYNESRAARRKFVKLASDHCDVITPTKRSAVLKAFHFMLKDEYTAKLNELNAELEKLPVCDWQGTKVVTSGIICDNPALLAAFEENNIAIAADDVAHETRSFRTDVPEDADPMMALAHQFANIDYDVLLYDPKSSENRRGEFVANLVKESGAQGLVLFMQQFCDPEEMEYPYLKKALNDADIPHIKLGIDQQMRDFGQARTAIQAFADVLEMRK, from the coding sequence ATGAGTATCAACGCATTATTAGATGAATTTAAAGTAAAAGCTGCCACACCAAAGCAGCAGCTTGCTGAATATAAAGCTCAGGGGAAAAAGGTAGTTGGCGTTCTGCCATATTACGCTCCGGAAGAGCTTGTTTACGCAGCCGGAATCGTTCCCATGGGAATCTGGGGTTCCAACAACAAGACTATCAGCCGTGCGAAAGAGTACTGTGCTACCTTCTACTGCACAATCGCTCAGTTAGCTCTTGAGATGCTCCTTGACGGAACTATGGACGGCCTTGACGGAATCATCACTCCAACTATCTGCGACACTCTGCGCCCGATGAGCCAGAACTTCCGTGTAGCTATGGGTGACAAGATGTCCGTTATCTTCTTAGCTCATCCGCAGAACCGTTTTGAGGACTTCGGCCTTCAGTTCACAGTGGATCAGTACACACACGTTAAGAAAGAGCTGGAGAAGATTGCAGGCAGAGAGATCACAAACGATGACATCAAGAATGCCATCAAGGTTTACAACGAGAGCCGTGCAGCACGCCGCAAATTCGTGAAGCTGGCTTCCGACCACTGCGATGTGATCACTCCAACCAAGAGATCTGCTGTATTAAAGGCCTTCCACTTCATGTTAAAGGACGAGTACACAGCTAAGTTAAATGAGTTAAATGCTGAGCTTGAGAAGCTTCCAGTCTGTGACTGGCAGGGTACAAAGGTGGTTACCTCCGGTATCATCTGCGACAACCCGGCTCTGCTGGCAGCCTTTGAGGAGAACAACATCGCCATCGCTGCAGATGATGTGGCTCACGAGACACGTTCCTTCCGCACCGATGTACCTGAGGATGCTGATCCGATGATGGCACTTGCACATCAGTTTGCAAACATTGACTACGATGTTCTTCTGTACGATCCAAAGTCCAGCGAGAACCGCCGCGGTGAGTTCGTTGCTAACCTGGTTAAGGAGAGCGGCGCTCAGGGTCTGGTACTGTTTATGCAGCAGTTCTGCGATCCGGAGGAGATGGAGTATCCATACCTGAAGAAAGCATTAAATGATGCAGATATTCCTCACATCAAGCTGGGAATCGATCAGCAGATGCGCGACTTCGGACAGGCCCGCACAGCTATCCAGGCCTTTGCAGATGTGCTTGAGATGAGAAAATAA
- the groL gene encoding chaperonin GroEL (60 kDa chaperone family; promotes refolding of misfolded polypeptides especially under stressful conditions; forms two stacked rings of heptamers to form a barrel-shaped 14mer; ends can be capped by GroES; misfolded proteins enter the barrel where they are refolded when GroES binds) has product MAKEIKYGVEARKALESGVNQLADTVRVTLGPKGRNVVLDKSFGAPLITNDGVTIAKEIELKDPFENMGAQLVKEVATKTNDVAGDGTTTATVLAQAMINEGMKNLAAGANPIVLRKGMKKATEAAVEAIKNMSKSVKGKADIARVAAISSADDEVGEMVADAMEKVSKDGVITIEESKTMKTELDLVEGMQFDRGYVSAYMATDMDKMEANLDDPYILITDKKISNIQEILPLLEQVVQAGAKLLIIAEDIEGEALTTLIVNKLRGTFTVVGVKAPGYGDRRKEMLKDIAILTGGQVISEELGLELKETTMDQLGRAKSVKVQKENTIIVDGCGNKEEISARIAQIKAQIEETTSEFDREKLQERLAKLSGGVAVIRVGAATETEMKEAKLRMEDALSAAKAAVEEGIIAGGGSAYIHATKEVEKVVEALDGDERTGGRIILKALEAPLFHIAANAGLEGSVIINKVRESEVGMGFDAYNEKYVDMVEAGILDPAKVTRSALQNATSVASTLLTTESVVANIKEETPAMPGGAGGMGMM; this is encoded by the coding sequence ATGGCAAAGGAAATTAAGTACGGCGTAGAAGCCAGAAAAGCACTGGAATCCGGCGTAAATCAGTTAGCAGATACAGTACGCGTGACATTAGGCCCGAAGGGAAGAAACGTAGTTCTTGACAAGTCTTTCGGAGCTCCGCTTATCACAAACGACGGCGTGACCATCGCAAAGGAGATTGAGTTAAAGGATCCATTTGAGAACATGGGAGCGCAGCTCGTAAAAGAGGTTGCCACAAAGACAAACGACGTAGCCGGCGACGGTACAACGACAGCCACTGTTTTAGCTCAGGCTATGATCAATGAGGGAATGAAGAACCTGGCAGCAGGCGCAAACCCAATCGTTTTAAGAAAGGGTATGAAGAAGGCCACAGAGGCTGCTGTGGAGGCTATCAAGAATATGTCCAAGTCCGTGAAGGGCAAGGCTGATATTGCCAGAGTAGCTGCTATCTCCTCTGCTGACGACGAGGTTGGCGAGATGGTTGCAGATGCCATGGAGAAGGTTTCCAAGGACGGTGTTATCACTATTGAGGAATCCAAGACCATGAAGACAGAGCTTGACCTGGTTGAAGGTATGCAGTTTGACCGCGGTTATGTTTCCGCTTACATGGCTACTGACATGGATAAGATGGAAGCAAACCTGGACGATCCGTATATCTTAATCACAGATAAGAAGATTTCCAACATCCAGGAAATCCTTCCTCTGTTAGAGCAGGTTGTTCAGGCCGGCGCAAAGCTCTTAATCATCGCTGAGGATATTGAGGGTGAGGCTCTCACAACTCTGATTGTCAACAAGTTAAGAGGAACCTTCACAGTAGTAGGAGTCAAGGCTCCGGGATACGGCGACAGAAGAAAAGAGATGTTAAAAGATATTGCTATCCTGACTGGCGGCCAGGTTATCTCTGAGGAGCTGGGCCTTGAGTTAAAGGAAACAACCATGGATCAGCTGGGACGCGCGAAATCCGTTAAGGTTCAGAAGGAGAACACCATCATTGTTGATGGCTGCGGAAACAAGGAGGAGATCTCTGCAAGAATCGCACAGATTAAGGCTCAGATTGAGGAGACAACATCTGAATTTGACAGAGAGAAATTACAGGAAAGACTTGCAAAGCTGTCCGGCGGCGTTGCTGTAATCCGCGTAGGCGCTGCTACAGAGACAGAGATGAAGGAAGCTAAGCTTCGCATGGAGGATGCTTTATCCGCAGCTAAGGCAGCTGTAGAGGAGGGAATCATCGCAGGAGGCGGTTCCGCATACATCCACGCTACAAAGGAAGTGGAGAAGGTTGTTGAGGCTCTGGACGGAGATGAGAGAACAGGCGGCCGCATTATCTTAAAGGCTCTGGAGGCTCCGCTGTTCCATATCGCTGCCAATGCAGGACTGGAGGGCTCCGTTATTATCAATAAGGTAAGAGAGTCTGAAGTTGGAATGGGCTTTGATGCATACAACGAGAAATACGTTGATATGGTAGAGGCAGGCATCCTGGATCCGGCAAAGGTTACAAGAAGCGCCCTTCAGAACGCCACAAGTGTTGCTTCCACACTGCTGACAACAGAGTCTGTAGTTGCTAACATCAAGGAAGAGACACCGGCTATGCCAGGCGGTGCAGGCGGCATGGGAATGATGTAA
- the hgdA gene encoding (R)-2-hydroxyglutaryl-CoA dehydratase subunit alpha (The alpha subunit (HgdA) and beta subunit (HgdB) together are called component D of (R)-2-hydroxyglutaryl-CoA dehydratase, a key enzyme for glutamate fermentation. This oxygen-sensitive enzyme can perform a large number of turnovers after activation by HgdC, which requires a hydrolysis of ATP and transfers a single electron to the dehydratase.), translating to MAKQVSPGVLALRKVVDDVHKEAREAKARGELVGWSSSKFPCELAAAFDLNVMYPENQAAGIAANRYGEMMCQAAEDLGYDNDICGYARISLAYAAGVRVSRKYDPETGEYIIDPSTGKPLKDADGNVVMGEDGKPLKDPKTQTPYLQLDNILEIEKLPDGPEKERRLEAISPIRQMRIPQPDFVLCCNNICNCMTKWYENIARMCNIPLIMVDIPYNNDVHVADENVKYVRAQFDKAIKQLEELTGKKFDEKKFEEACANANRTAKAWLKVCDYLQYKPAPYSGFDLFNHMADVVTARARVETAEAFELLARDLEETVKKGETTTPFPEKYRVMFEGIPCWPKLPALFKPLKANGVNVTAVVYAPAFGFVYDGLDEMARAYYKAPNSVCIEQGVDWREGICRDNKVDGVLVHYNRSCKPWSGYMAEMQRRFTADLGVPCAGFDGDQADPRNFNAAQYETRVQGLVEAMEANKQAKEA from the coding sequence CACAAAGAGGCGCGCGAGGCCAAAGCAAGAGGAGAGTTAGTTGGATGGTCCTCTTCCAAATTCCCGTGCGAGCTTGCTGCGGCATTTGATCTGAATGTTATGTATCCTGAGAACCAGGCAGCAGGTATTGCTGCAAACCGTTACGGCGAGATGATGTGCCAGGCGGCAGAGGATCTGGGATATGACAACGATATCTGCGGATATGCCCGTATCAGCCTTGCCTATGCAGCCGGCGTCCGCGTATCCCGCAAATACGATCCTGAGACAGGCGAGTATATTATCGATCCGAGCACAGGAAAGCCATTAAAGGATGCTGACGGAAACGTAGTGATGGGTGAGGACGGAAAGCCATTAAAGGATCCGAAGACACAGACTCCATACCTGCAGCTGGACAACATTCTTGAGATTGAGAAGCTGCCGGACGGACCGGAGAAGGAGAGACGTCTTGAAGCCATCTCCCCAATCCGCCAGATGCGTATTCCGCAGCCGGACTTCGTGCTCTGCTGCAACAATATCTGCAACTGCATGACAAAGTGGTATGAGAATATTGCCCGTATGTGCAATATCCCGCTGATCATGGTAGATATTCCTTACAACAATGACGTTCACGTAGCAGACGAGAATGTAAAATATGTGCGCGCACAGTTTGACAAGGCTATCAAGCAGCTGGAGGAGCTGACAGGCAAAAAGTTCGACGAGAAGAAGTTTGAGGAGGCCTGTGCAAACGCAAACCGTACAGCTAAGGCATGGTTAAAGGTATGTGATTACTTACAGTACAAGCCGGCTCCATACAGCGGTTTTGACCTGTTCAACCATATGGCAGACGTAGTTACGGCACGTGCCCGCGTTGAGACAGCAGAGGCATTTGAGCTTCTTGCAAGAGACCTGGAGGAGACAGTTAAGAAGGGTGAGACAACCACTCCATTCCCGGAGAAGTACCGTGTAATGTTCGAGGGTATTCCATGCTGGCCGAAGCTGCCTGCACTGTTTAAGCCTCTGAAGGCAAACGGTGTAAACGTTACAGCCGTAGTATATGCACCTGCATTCGGATTCGTTTACGACGGACTGGATGAGATGGCCCGCGCTTACTACAAGGCTCCGAACTCTGTCTGCATCGAGCAGGGTGTTGACTGGCGTGAGGGCATCTGCCGCGACAACAAGGTAGACGGCGTTCTTGTTCACTACAACAGAAGCTGCAAGCCATGGTCCGGTTATATGGCAGAGATGCAGCGCCGCTTCACAGCCGATCTGGGTGTTCCATGTGCAGGATTCGATGGAGACCAGGCCGATCCGCGTAACTTCAATGCCGCACAGTACGAGACAAGAGTACAGGGTCTGGTAGAGGCAATGGAAGCAAACAAGCAGGCAAAGGAGGCATAG
- a CDS encoding IclR family transcriptional regulator: MIQSLLRSLDLLEVLKESDHKITIAELSERLELPPSTVHRILQTFCDKKYVIRDELTHTYCLGPALISLGRAAAANVRIQDAAIPILKNLSYVTREDSYLIIQVGDKGLVLDKVDGPNHLKVVEKFGYELDLHCGAIRKVLLAYQTPEYLDYYTRQVLDRPEAFPQTSRAGLLKELKEIRETGLSVSHGEYVHDAVGIGAPVFGIDGKVAASVGIIAPYSRIADDIHLEHMIEQVKHSAAELSYYMGHTFQRPR; encoded by the coding sequence ATGATTCAGAGCCTTCTGCGCTCCCTGGATCTCCTGGAGGTCCTCAAGGAGTCTGACCACAAGATAACGATTGCAGAGCTTTCAGAGCGGCTTGAACTTCCACCAAGCACGGTTCACCGGATTCTCCAGACGTTCTGCGATAAAAAATATGTAATCCGGGATGAACTCACACACACCTACTGTCTCGGCCCGGCGCTCATCTCACTGGGCCGGGCGGCAGCGGCAAATGTACGCATTCAGGACGCAGCTATTCCTATTCTGAAGAATCTCTCTTATGTGACGCGCGAGGATTCCTACCTCATTATCCAGGTGGGCGATAAGGGGCTCGTTCTCGACAAAGTGGACGGCCCCAACCACTTAAAGGTAGTGGAAAAATTCGGGTATGAGCTGGATCTCCACTGCGGTGCCATACGCAAGGTTCTTCTTGCCTATCAGACACCGGAATACCTGGACTACTATACCAGACAGGTTTTAGACCGCCCGGAGGCGTTCCCCCAGACAAGCCGGGCAGGACTTCTCAAAGAGCTGAAGGAAATCCGCGAGACAGGGCTCTCTGTCTCACACGGAGAATACGTCCACGACGCAGTTGGGATAGGAGCTCCTGTATTCGGCATAGACGGAAAGGTTGCAGCCTCTGTGGGAATCATCGCTCCCTACAGCCGAATTGCCGATGATATTCATTTAGAACATATGATAGAACAGGTAAAGCACAGCGCGGCAGAGCTGTCCTACTACATGGGACACACCTTCCAGAGACCAAGGTAA